A single Carassius carassius chromosome 3, fCarCar2.1, whole genome shotgun sequence DNA region contains:
- the en2a gene encoding homeobox protein engrailed-2a isoform X2, producing the protein MDENEQSARDAEQRGAADESNSAIRPLLQAPGNLQLPHRITNFFIDNILRPDFGRKKEANITRDEGNLGARENLNPTGPSTGQVVSTVPAEGTSTHTSSGGKKAEIESEEPLKTRGENVDQCLGSESDSSQSNSSGQLSQPMLWPAWVYCTRYSDRPSSGPRSRKPKKKNTSKEDKRPRTAFTAEQLQRLKTEFQTNRYLTEQRRQSLAQELGLNESQIKIWFQNKRAKIKKASGTKNTLALHLMAQGLYNHSTTSKEDKSDSD; encoded by the exons ATGGATGAGAATGAGCAGAGCGCAAGAGACGCGGAGCAGCGAGGAGCGGCGGACGAGTCCAACAGTGCCATACGACCCCTTCTGCAAGCTCCAGGGAACCTGCAGCTCCCGCACCGCATCACAAACTTCTTCATCGACAACATCCTGCGACCAGACTTTGGCCGCAAGAAAGAAGCGAACATCACGCGCGATGAGGGCAATCTCGGCGCGCGAGAGAATCTCAACCCTACGGGTCCTAGCACTGGACAGGTGGTAAGTACTGTACCAGCAGAGGGGACTTCCACACACACGAGCAGCGGAGGAAAGAAGGCAGAGATAGAGAGCGAAGAGCCCCTGAAGACCCGCGGGGAGAATGTGGATCAGTGCCTGGGTTCAGAGTCGGATAGTTCACAGTCCAATTCAAGCGGACAACTTAGCCAGCCTATGCTGTGGCCCGCTTGGGTTTACTGCACACGATACTCGGACAGACCGTCGTCAG GTCCTAGATCTCGTAAACCAAAGAAGAAGAACACAAGTAAAGAGGACAAACGTCCGCGGACGGCCTTCACGGCGGAGCAGCTTCAGAGACTCAAGACCGAGTTCCAGACCAACCGCTACCTGACGGAGCAGCGACGGCAGAGTCTGGCGCAGGAGCTGGGACTCAACGAATCACAGATCAAGATCTGGTTCCAGAATAAGAGGGCCAAAATCAAAAAAGCCAGCGGCACCAAGAACACTCTGGCATTGCACCTGATGGCGCAGGGACTGTACAACCACAGCACCACGTCAAAGGAAGACAAATCAGACAGTGACTGA
- the en2a gene encoding homeobox protein engrailed-2a isoform X1 — MDENEQSARDAEQRGAADESNSAIRPLLQAPGNLQLPHRITNFFIDNILRPDFGRKKEANITRDEGNLGARENLNPTGPSTGQVVSTVPAEGTSTHTSSGGKKAEIESEEPLKTRGENVDQCLGSESDSSQSNSSGQLSQPMLWPAWVYCTRYSDRPSSGSPRSRKPKKKNTSKEDKRPRTAFTAEQLQRLKTEFQTNRYLTEQRRQSLAQELGLNESQIKIWFQNKRAKIKKASGTKNTLALHLMAQGLYNHSTTSKEDKSDSD; from the exons ATGGATGAGAATGAGCAGAGCGCAAGAGACGCGGAGCAGCGAGGAGCGGCGGACGAGTCCAACAGTGCCATACGACCCCTTCTGCAAGCTCCAGGGAACCTGCAGCTCCCGCACCGCATCACAAACTTCTTCATCGACAACATCCTGCGACCAGACTTTGGCCGCAAGAAAGAAGCGAACATCACGCGCGATGAGGGCAATCTCGGCGCGCGAGAGAATCTCAACCCTACGGGTCCTAGCACTGGACAGGTGGTAAGTACTGTACCAGCAGAGGGGACTTCCACACACACGAGCAGCGGAGGAAAGAAGGCAGAGATAGAGAGCGAAGAGCCCCTGAAGACCCGCGGGGAGAATGTGGATCAGTGCCTGGGTTCAGAGTCGGATAGTTCACAGTCCAATTCAAGCGGACAACTTAGCCAGCCTATGCTGTGGCCCGCTTGGGTTTACTGCACACGATACTCGGACAGACCGTCGTCAGGTA GTCCTAGATCTCGTAAACCAAAGAAGAAGAACACAAGTAAAGAGGACAAACGTCCGCGGACGGCCTTCACGGCGGAGCAGCTTCAGAGACTCAAGACCGAGTTCCAGACCAACCGCTACCTGACGGAGCAGCGACGGCAGAGTCTGGCGCAGGAGCTGGGACTCAACGAATCACAGATCAAGATCTGGTTCCAGAATAAGAGGGCCAAAATCAAAAAAGCCAGCGGCACCAAGAACACTCTGGCATTGCACCTGATGGCGCAGGGACTGTACAACCACAGCACCACGTCAAAGGAAGACAAATCAGACAGTGACTGA